Proteins from a single region of Gordonia hongkongensis:
- a CDS encoding transposase, which translates to MNLASDRLGLRALAESIPGVSVVSVAAILAETGDLTRFDSARAVVKHAGLCPRENSSGSYRGTTRISGRGRPLLRVAAWRAAFAALTHNEVYAARYRHLTSREANQLNPNQARVAIAAALLRQLFVVITTATPWNPDIAAGRTRPAERTAA; encoded by the coding sequence ATGAACCTGGCAAGCGACAGGCTGGGCCTACGCGCCCTCGCCGAGTCCATCCCGGGGGTTTCGGTGGTCTCGGTCGCGGCGATCCTCGCCGAAACCGGGGACCTGACCCGTTTCGATTCCGCCCGCGCGGTGGTCAAACACGCCGGGCTGTGCCCGCGGGAGAACTCCTCCGGCAGCTACCGCGGCACCACCCGCATCAGCGGGCGTGGCCGGCCGCTGTTGCGGGTCGCGGCGTGGCGGGCGGCGTTCGCCGCGCTCACCCACAACGAGGTGTACGCCGCCCGTTACCGGCACCTGACCAGCCGAGAGGCCAACCAGCTCAACCCCAACCAGGCCCGAGTAGCGATCGCTGCCGCCCTGCTGCGGCAACTGTTCGTCGTCATCACCACCGCCACGCCGTGGAACCCCGACATCGCTGCCGGCCGTACCCGCCCCGCCGAAAGGACCGCCGCCTGA
- a CDS encoding IS3 family transposase (programmed frameshift) — MGALRKFDPETRERAVRMYHDHLAEHGGGKLAARKHVGALLDINQATLRNWIEKDRPIVTARGTMTVGEQDAELAALRKENAELRRANEILKTASAFFGRGGGRPPTAVIVDYIDAHKGRFGVAPICRVLTEHGVQIAPSTYYARTQAGPVSVTRLAEAYDAHAVYQAFHRNRGVYGVRKIWHTMRREGREMGRDQVGRLMGICGIAGVTRGKHRTITTQRDDRAPRHPDLVERKWSLPARPDQWWVADFTYCWTLAGFVYTAFLVDVYSRRILGWRVMTSKSTPLVTSVLEQALFTRRRTDFSFTATGLIHHSDAGSQYTALAFTEALRDSGLAGSIGSVGDALDNALMESAIGLYKTELIERQRSWTGRAEVERETAAWVHWYNTERLHSSIGYCPPIEYERRYRETATSEMAVA; from the exons ATGGGTGCACTGAGGAAGTTTGATCCAGAGACGCGTGAGCGGGCTGTGAGGATGTATCACGACCACCTCGCCGAGCATGGCGGCGGAAAGCTCGCCGCCCGGAAACACGTGGGCGCATTGCTCGATATCAACCAGGCGACGTTGCGGAACTGGATCGAGAAGGACCGGCCGATCGTGACTGCGCGGGGAACGATGACGGTGGGCGAGCAGGACGCCGAGTTGGCGGCGCTTCGCAAGGAGAACGCTGAATTGCGAAGGGCCAATGAGATTTTGAAGACAGCGTCGGCGTTTTTCG GCCGCGGCGGAGGTCGACCGCCGACTGCGGTGATCGTTGATTACATCGACGCTCACAAGGGTCGGTTCGGGGTCGCCCCGATCTGCCGAGTGCTCACTGAGCACGGCGTGCAGATCGCCCCGTCCACCTACTACGCCCGCACGCAAGCGGGTCCGGTCTCGGTGACACGATTGGCCGAGGCGTACGACGCTCACGCGGTCTACCAGGCGTTTCATCGCAATCGTGGCGTGTACGGCGTCCGCAAAATCTGGCACACGATGCGCCGCGAGGGCCGTGAGATGGGCCGTGATCAGGTGGGCCGACTGATGGGGATCTGCGGGATCGCCGGAGTCACCCGCGGAAAACATCGCACGATCACGACCCAGCGCGATGATCGCGCGCCGCGGCATCCTGATCTGGTGGAGCGCAAGTGGTCATTGCCGGCCAGGCCAGATCAGTGGTGGGTGGCTGATTTCACCTACTGCTGGACCCTGGCAGGGTTCGTTTACACCGCGTTTCTCGTCGATGTGTACTCGCGTCGAATCCTCGGGTGGCGGGTGATGACGAGCAAGTCGACACCGTTGGTGACCAGCGTTCTCGAACAGGCCTTGTTCACCCGACGTAGAACCGACTTCTCGTTCACTGCAACAGGTTTGATTCATCACAGCGATGCCGGAAGTCAGTACACAGCGCTGGCGTTCACCGAAGCATTACGCGACTCCGGCTTGGCCGGATCGATCGGGTCGGTCGGCGATGCACTCGACAATGCGTTGATGGAATCAGCCATCGGGTTGTACAAGACCGAACTGATCGAGCGCCAGCGATCGTGGACCGGGCGCGCAGAAGTCGAGCGCGAGACCGCCGCCTGGGTGCACTGGTACAACACCGAGCGGCTGCACTCATCGATCGGCTACTGCCCGCCCATTGAGTACGAGAGGCGCTACCGTGAGACAGCCACCTCCGAGATGGCGGTGGCCTAA
- the nudC gene encoding NAD(+) diphosphatase, which yields MPQPPLLSRAVFDRADAIRDDAERMAAGWPTAKVLLIDAAGRYPVTDSGALHWVAAPTVAEAPPGDAVILGFDGSGGAGGADLWTRRVDHIDGPTDDARRGATRLSADEAGLLATALGILNWHATASHSPVDGSVTRPARGGWVRRSVDSGRDEFPRTDPAIITVVHDGADRILLGRQSVWPQGWYSTLAGFVEPGESLEQCVLREVYEEVGIVVREPRYLGSQPWPFPRSLMLGFAALGDPADELAFLDGEIGDAQWFHRDEVRAALARGDGWSRAEAPGSDDADRLRLPGSISIARSMIEAWAASGP from the coding sequence ATGCCCCAGCCGCCGCTGCTGTCGCGGGCGGTGTTCGACCGGGCGGACGCGATCCGCGACGACGCCGAGCGGATGGCCGCCGGCTGGCCGACGGCCAAGGTGCTGTTGATCGACGCGGCCGGCCGCTACCCGGTCACCGATTCCGGTGCGCTGCACTGGGTTGCGGCTCCGACCGTGGCCGAGGCGCCGCCGGGGGATGCGGTGATCCTCGGCTTCGACGGGTCGGGCGGCGCCGGTGGAGCCGACCTGTGGACGCGCCGGGTGGACCACATCGACGGACCGACCGATGACGCCCGACGCGGTGCGACGCGACTGTCCGCCGACGAGGCGGGGCTCCTCGCGACCGCCCTGGGAATCCTGAACTGGCATGCGACCGCGAGTCATTCACCGGTCGACGGTTCCGTCACCCGGCCGGCCCGCGGTGGTTGGGTCCGGCGCAGTGTGGATTCCGGCCGCGACGAGTTCCCGCGGACCGACCCGGCGATCATCACCGTCGTCCACGACGGCGCCGATCGCATCCTGCTCGGCCGCCAGTCGGTGTGGCCGCAGGGTTGGTATTCGACGCTGGCCGGCTTCGTCGAGCCGGGGGAGTCGCTCGAACAGTGCGTCCTGCGCGAGGTGTACGAAGAGGTCGGGATCGTGGTGCGGGAACCGCGCTACCTCGGCAGTCAGCCGTGGCCGTTCCCGCGGTCGCTGATGCTGGGATTCGCCGCACTCGGCGACCCGGCCGACGAGTTGGCGTTCCTCGACGGCGAGATCGGCGATGCGCAGTGGTTCCACCGCGACGAGGTCCGGGCGGCGCTGGCCCGGGGCGACGGCTGGTCCCGCGCCGAGGCGCCGGGTTCCGACGACGCCGACCGTCTGCGCCTCCCCGGATCGATCTCCATCGCTCGTTCGATGATCGAGGCCTGGGCGGCCTCTGGTCCCTGA
- a CDS encoding potassium channel family protein, giving the protein MANRLRRRFGGTELANRPDHALVGVVRIPELQQSPSRAIGRRVFWATLALLFTSVVVWLDRAGYRDAQDNELSYLDALYYSAVTLSTTGYGDITPITPFARFINLVIITPLRVLFLIVLIGTTLEVLTERSRQALKIQRWRNTVRNHTVVIGYGTKGRTAVDAMRGDGIKPSEIVVVDADATVLEAAASDGLVTVRGDATKSDVLRLAGVAHAASIVVATSRDDTAVLATLTARELNPRAKIVASIRESENTHLMRQSGANSVVVSSETAGRLLGIATMTPSVVEVIEDLLTPDAGYAIAEREVDPTETGGSPAHTRDIVLGVVRNGVLHRVDDSEVEQIEVGDRLLYVRTNPNDD; this is encoded by the coding sequence GTGGCTAACCGTCTGCGCCGACGCTTCGGCGGTACCGAGCTGGCCAACCGGCCCGACCACGCACTGGTCGGCGTCGTCCGCATCCCCGAACTCCAGCAGAGCCCGAGCCGGGCGATCGGTCGGCGCGTCTTCTGGGCGACCCTGGCGCTGCTGTTCACCTCGGTCGTGGTCTGGCTGGATCGCGCCGGCTATCGCGATGCCCAGGACAACGAGCTGTCGTACCTGGACGCGCTCTACTACTCCGCGGTGACCCTCTCCACGACCGGCTACGGCGACATCACACCGATCACCCCGTTCGCCCGTTTCATCAACCTCGTCATCATCACGCCGTTGCGCGTGCTGTTCCTGATCGTGCTGATCGGTACCACCCTCGAGGTGCTCACCGAACGGTCGCGCCAGGCGCTCAAGATCCAGCGTTGGAGGAATACCGTGCGCAATCACACCGTGGTCATCGGCTACGGCACCAAGGGCCGCACCGCGGTGGACGCCATGCGGGGCGACGGCATCAAGCCCTCCGAGATCGTCGTCGTCGACGCGGACGCCACCGTGCTCGAGGCGGCCGCCTCCGACGGGCTGGTCACCGTGCGCGGCGACGCCACCAAGTCGGATGTGCTCCGCCTCGCCGGTGTCGCGCACGCCGCCAGCATCGTCGTCGCCACCAGCCGCGACGACACCGCGGTCCTCGCCACGCTCACCGCCCGCGAACTCAATCCGCGGGCGAAGATCGTCGCGTCGATCCGGGAGTCGGAGAACACCCACCTGATGCGCCAGTCCGGCGCCAACTCGGTGGTGGTGTCGTCGGAGACCGCCGGCCGCCTCCTCGGGATCGCGACGATGACCCCGTCGGTGGTCGAGGTGATCGAGGACCTCCTGACCCCGGATGCCGGCTACGCCATCGCCGAGCGCGAGGTCGACCCGACCGAGACCGGCGGATCGCCCGCCCACACCCGCGACATCGTCCTGGGTGTTGTGCGGAACGGTGTGCTGCACCGCGTCGACGACAGCGAGGTCGAACAGATCGAAGTCGGTGACCGGCTGCTGTACGTCCGCACCAACCCCAACGACGACTGA